A portion of the Naumovozyma castellii chromosome 2, complete genome genome contains these proteins:
- the VAN1 gene encoding Van1p (ancestral locus Anc_8.842) translates to MDLLIKVKKGVQNKAQQEELLPTSRNNSNYGDEEQKKNSFVPKRRKTLSSLMKLTVFSLLIIIVYIFWGSSLTEMTSKYDSVTNLHAGQNTKTASYKTKQLTENEYYDHDFEDIEPAVVKKFDNGVQHYLISQYGTDVLTPSDNEVYAKELQMVLDASVEKYDLSTFTGSSNGATNRDHLLLCVPLRDAEHVLPLMFKHLMNLTYPHELIDLAFLVSDCSEGDRTLDALLAYSKHLQNGTLSQVFTEMDQYEMDHSKKSKGTKNLHLKYMNPDYLKLVDTSFKKRKHSNYDKPFRSIQVFQKDFGQIIGQGFSDRHAVKVQGIRRKLMGRARNWLMANALKPYHAWVYWRDADIELCPGSVIEDLMSKDYDVIVPNVWRPLPEFLDGEQPYDLNSWIESDEALKLAKTLDEDDVIVEGYAEYPTWRVHLAYIRDAAGDPNEVVDLDGVGGVSILAKAKIFRSGVQFPAFTFENHAETEAFGKMARKMGFRVGGLPHYTIWHIYEPSDDDLMEIANKERQNKRG, encoded by the exons ATGGATCTTTTGATTAAAGTGAAGAAGGGCGTCCAAAACAAGGCTCAGCAAGAGGAACTGCTTCCAAC ATCACGTAACAATTCAAACTATGGAGATGAAgagcagaagaagaactcATTTGTACccaaaagaaggaaaacaCTAAGCAGCTTAATGAAGCTTACAGTATTTTCACTGCTTATAATTAtagtatatatattctggGGATCCTCTTTGACTGAAATGACATCTAAATATGACTCAGTAACAAATTTGCATGCAGGCCAAAACACCAAGACAGCGTCTTATAAAACTAAACAATTGACTGAAAATGAGTATTACGACCATGATTTCGAAGATATCGAGCCTGCTGTAgttaaaaaatttgataatggTGTTCAGCACTACCTGATTTCTCAATATGGAACAGATGTACTAACACCTTCGGATAATGAAGTGTATGCAAAAGAGTTACAAATGGTACTTGATGCTTCTGTTGAAAAATACGACCTAAGTACATTCACTGGATCCAGCAACGGGGCTACTAATCGTGATCACTTATTACTCTGTGTTCCTCTAAGAGATGCAGAACATGTCCTACCTTTGATGTTCAAGCatctaatgaatttgacATACCCACATGAACTAATAGATTTAGCATTTCTAGTGAGTGATTGTTCAGAGGGAGATCGTACTTTAGATGCTCTACTCGCTTATTCTAAACATTTACAAAATGGTACATTATCACAAGTATTTACAGAAATGGATCAATATGAAATGGACCATTCTAAGAAAAGTAAGGGGACAAAGAATTTACACttgaaatatatgaatCCGGATTATTTAAAGTTAGTCGATActtcttttaaaaaaagAAAGCATTCCAATTACGATAAACCCTTCCGTTCCATTCAAGTCTTTCAAAAAGATTTTGGTCAAATTATTGGACAAGGTTTCAGTGACCGACATGCTGTAAAAGTACAAGGTATTAGAAGAAAACTAATGGGGAGAGCAAGAAATTGGTTGATGGCAAATGCCTTAAAACCGTATCATGCATGGGTGTATTGGAGAGATGCAGATATTGAATTATGCCCTGGATCAGTCATCGAAGATTTAATGTCTAAGGATTATGATGTTATTGTTCCTAATGTTTGGAGACCTCTTCCGGAATTCTTGGATGGTGAACAACCATATGATTTAAATTCTTGGATAGAATCAGATGAAGCATTAAAGCTTGCCAAGACGTTGGATGAAGACGATGTTATTGTTGAAGGTTATGCAGAATATCCTACGTGGAGAGTGCACTTGGCATACATCCGTGATGCAGCCGGGGATCCAAACGAAGTTGTCGATTTGGATGGTGTTGGTGGAGTCTCCATTCTAGCAAAGGccaaaatatttagaagCGGTGTTCAATTTCCTGCATTTACGTTTGAAAATCATGCTGAAACGGAAGCATTCGGTAAGATGGCAAGAAAAATGGGGTTCAGAGTTGGTGGTTTACCTCATTATACGATCTGGCATATATACGAGCCAAGCGATGACGATCTAATGGAGATCGCAAATAAGGAAAGACAAAATAAACGAGGGTAA
- the TAF8 gene encoding Taf8p (ancestral locus Anc_8.838): MAETVTSSSSPTLKKEQDLILNDTQEEPLMNELTNPTEIPSNSSDEQVRKLLNKSIALQLKPLNLELSQLAFNELSLLVNDQLDFLISELHRMSVIQRRNAAAKTDIELLLRGLNLNMSELHYQLQVSNFMKSKNGKDYDTLIKDSSTIFDSSDTMANPGHDSMVNNPSNILIKPNNPFEISIPNWLPAFPPDHTYKFTPQFNKPITDQVLIKQKLIEEGKKSEKSLLNLLNDITEQSSIENEETSNFDSELAREENIAIYGYDAMSRKKRKPPHLISIHDTEQNFFNHPQGSKHFNVGNYAHFRVELTRKRVEEFELEQLKWEKNPFLRLSRMINDKKVSRSDLKLEIKNSLQRSYKSIFRNYPKLKQERDRRLELARQKREEKIEKLKIQNEQLKKDRDAQLLAALSMETSGENTKTESNLTGVNDQKLNEFSTIATNIEDVEDDGIGLFGDLESSDEDNDDKVNNTNTSIDNNNILPVDGTPDNETASVASNIIAVAPNQPEEIISSVSDSINENVTLKNPNEPKHTESDDSGTFDDQNFLFQDVATSEIDKLNNGNDTIV; the protein is encoded by the coding sequence AAGAAGAACCACtaatgaatgaattaaCGAATCCAACGGAAATACCGTCAAATTCATCGGATGAACAAGTTCGgaaattattgaacaaATCTATCGCTTTACAATTAAAACCTTTAAATTTAGAACTCTCACAATTGgcatttaatgaattatccCTACTAGTAAATGACCAATTGGACTTTTTAATTTCTGAATTGCATAGGATGTCTGTGATACAGCGACGTAATGCAGCAGCAAAGACAGATATCGAGTTATTGTTGAGAGGTTTGAATTTAAACATGTCTGAATTGCATTATCAATTACAAGTCTCGAATTTTATGAAATCCAAAAATGGTAAGGATTACGATACTTTGATAAAGGATTCTTCAACAATATTTGATAGTTCTGATACTATGGCGAATCCTGGACATGATTCAATGGTTAATAATccttcaaatatattaataaaacCAAACAATCCCTTTGAAATTTCGATCCCCAATTGGCTCCCTGCCTTCCCTCCAGATCATACTTATAAATTCACACCtcaattcaataaaccAATAACAGATCAAGTACtgataaaacaaaaattaattgaagaaggaaaaaaatctgaaaaatctttattaaatttactAAATGATATCACTGAACAATCatctattgaaaatgaagaaaccTCCAATTTTGATTCCGAATTAGCCAGAGAGGAGAACATTGCAATCTATGGATACGATGCGATGTCTagaaagaagaggaaaccTCCACACTTAATATCTATTCATGATACAGAACagaatttcttcaatcaTCCGCAAGGTAGTAAACATTTCAATGTTGGTAACTATGCACATTTTAGGGTGGAATTAACAAGGAAAAGGGTGGAAGAATTCGAATTGGAACAATTaaaatgggaaaaaaaTCCATTCTTACGACTCTCTAGAATGATCAACGATAAGAAAGTGTCCAGATCGGATTTGAAACtagaaattaaaaatagTTTGCAAAGATCATATAAATCAATCTTTAGGAATTAtccaaaattgaaacaagaAAGAGACAGGAGACTTGAATTGGCAAGACAAAAGAGAGaggaaaagattgaaaagttGAAGATACAGaatgaacaattgaagaaggatAGAGACGCCCAATTACTTGCTGCACTCTCAATGGAAACATCTGGAGAAAACACAAAGACTGAATCAAACTTAACGGGTGTGAATGATCAGAAGCTCAACGAGTTCAGTACCATTGCTACTAACATTGAAGATGTCGAAGATGATGGGATCGGCTTATTTGGAGACTTGGAAAGTAGTGATGAGGATAACGATGACAAGGTTAACAATACTAACACATCAATagataacaacaatataCTCCCCGTAGACGGAACGCCGGACAATGAAACCGCATCAGTGGCAAGTAATATCATAGCAGTTGCGCCTAACCAACCGGAGGAAATAATATCCTCTGTATCTGATAGCATAAATGAGAATGTAACATTAaaaaatccaaatgaaCCAAAACATACTGAGAGTGATGACAGTGGAACCTTTGATGATCAGAACTTCTTGTTCCAAGATGTGGCTACAAGCGAAATAGATAAACttaataatggtaatgaCACCATTGTTTAA